A DNA window from Centropristis striata isolate RG_2023a ecotype Rhode Island chromosome 10, C.striata_1.0, whole genome shotgun sequence contains the following coding sequences:
- the LOC131979588 gene encoding putative methyltransferase DDB_G0268948, whose translation MAHRLFEGKQHASSYWKYRISPDHLIQQVLDFLEKQKGHPFELAVDVGCGSGQGTVLLAKHFASVVGTDVSPAQLEVALQYAKQPNITYRQCVAEELPFADSSVDLITAMSAFHWFDRPRFLQEAHRVLKPRGCMALLNYTIDMELSYDDCCSQTLNQVCKEFYAALQPYRSPHLGHSTIDLYREAYGSIPYPDKEWHECVWVKRSMPLSSYMGLVESFSSYQTLLRDDPQKAITLSQDICQRLMSLMRVTSAETEVVVAVRYFCLLACKPQEA comes from the exons ATGGCTCACCGTCTGTTTGAAGGCAAGCAGCACGCTTCTTCTTACTGGAAGTACAGGATCTCTCCAGATCATCTAATACAACAAGTGCTCGACTTTCTGGAAAAGCAG AAAGGTCATCCCTTTGAGCTGGCAGTGGATGTGGGTTGCGGCTCAGGACAGGGCACGGTGCTGCTGGCCAAACACTTTGCCTCTGTGGTGGGGACAGACGTTAGTCCTGCCCAGCTGGAAGTGGCTTTGCAGTATGCCAAACAGCCAAACATCACATATAG ACAGTGTGTGGCTGAAGAGCTGCCCTTTGCCGACAGCTCAGTGGACTTGATAACAGCCATGTCTGCCTTCCACTGGTTCGACCGACCGCGCTTCCTGCAGGAGGCCCACAGAGTCCTGAAGCCCCGCGGCTGCATGGCTCTGCTCAACTACACCATCGACATGGAGCTCAGCTACGACGACTGCTGCTCACAGACACTCAACCAAGTCTGCAAAGAG TTTTATGCAGCCCTGCAGCCTTACCGCAGTCCCCACCTGGGTCACAGCACTATAGACTTATACAGGGAAGCCTATGGATCCATCCCTTACCCTGACAAGGAGTG gcatgagtgtgtgtgggtgaagcGGTCCATGCCTCTGTCCAGCTACATGGGGTTGGTGGAGTCTTTCTCGAGCTACCAGACTCTGCTGAGAGATGACCCGCAGAAAGCCATCACACTCTCCCAGGACATCTGTCAAAG GTTAATGTCCTTAATGCGTGTGACCTCTGCAGAGACAGAGGTTGTGGTGGCTGTGAGGTATTTTTGCCTTCTGGCCTGCAAACCTCAGGAAGCCTAA